Below is a window of Pseudomonadota bacterium DNA.
CGACGTGGTGGCGGTGAGCCCGTCCAGCACCTACCGCGTGCTACGCGCCGCGGGCCTGCTCGACCGTTGGAACAAGAAGCCCTCGAAGAAGGGCACAGGCTTTGTGCAGCCAAGCCGGCCCCACGCGCATTGGCACATCGATGTCGCGTATCTGAACATCCTCGGTACGTTCTACTATTTCTGCGGGATTCTCGACGGCTTCAGCCGTGCCATCGTGCACTGGGAGATTCGTGAAACGATGACGGAGAGCGACGTCGAGACCATCGTCCAGCGCGCCCGCGAGCGCTACCCCGACGCCAAGCCGCGCATCATCTCGGACAACGGACCGCAGTTCATCGCCCGCGACTTCAAGGAGTTCATCCGGCTCACCGGCATGACCCACGTCCGCACTTCCCCTTACTATCCGCAGTCGAACGGAAAAATCGAGCGTTTCCATGGCACTCTCAAAACTGGCCTGCAGGAGGCTCCGCCCACCAGCATTGACGAGGCTCGACGGGTCACCGCCAAGCTCGTCGCGCACTACAACACGGTTCGCCTTCACAGCGCCATTGGCTACGTCACCCCGGCGGACAAGCTCGCCGGGCGCGAAAACGAGATCTTTGAGGCTCGCGATCGTAAACTCGAAGCCGCACGCGCCCTTCGCGCGCGCCGCCGTCAGGAGGTTCGCGCTTTAGCTGCCTAGAACCTCCAATCAGACCCATTCCCCGGAGTCACGTTCACGCTGAACCAAGACACCAGCGCCATCGCGGTGTTTGACAAACCGCCCG
It encodes the following:
- a CDS encoding integrase core domain-containing protein, with translation DVVAVSPSSTYRVLRAAGLLDRWNKKPSKKGTGFVQPSRPHAHWHIDVAYLNILGTFYYFCGILDGFSRAIVHWEIRETMTESDVETIVQRARERYPDAKPRIISDNGPQFIARDFKEFIRLTGMTHVRTSPYYPQSNGKIERFHGTLKTGLQEAPPTSIDEARRVTAKLVAHYNTVRLHSAIGYVTPADKLAGRENEIFEARDRKLEAARALRARRRQEVRALAA